The nucleotide window TTAATTTCGAGAAATTCATTTTAATAGGAATTCATTGCTGCTCTTCCACTGCACGGCTTCGCATCAGACTAATCTGCACTTGATCATTAAACTGATCCATTTTGTGGCCGTACTCTCGCATTTGTCTACGGAACATTTCCATGTTTTCTATATTGACCAGGCAATCAGCCAACTCACGCTTCATATCCTCGAGCGAATGTTCCAGCAACTGGCGGCTCTGAAACACTTCCGGAGCGGATTTGCGACCGTGGCCGTTCATTCCGGCCAGCATGGTGAAAAATTTGTAATAATTTTCTTGAGACATGTCCCAAAATCGTTCGTCGAAAGAGAAATCTTCGTCTTCCGGTTGCGTGTTATCCGCGTAGAGGACGGAACTGTTGAATTTGCTGTACGTGATTCCCGCCGATGGGAACGTCACCGGAAAATTGGCAGCAGCGCAAGCCTCGACGACGGCCGGTTGCGAATTATCGGCGAACGTGACCAACAGTCGGATGTTCTCTTTCATATCTTTACCAAATATCGAGAAAATCGAATCGATAGCGTAACGTTGAGTGGCTGTTAATCGACTGTCTCCCGAAGCGGCCACGAAACAAGCGGCGTGAATTTGATCCACCCGCGTCTTGTGTTGCGTCAGAAACTGCTGAATGTTGCGCGTGATTTGCTTATCTCTCTTGACGCCTTTCGTGTCCCCGTATCCGGGTGTGTCGATGATCGTGATCGAGAACGGAACATTCATGCCCTCTTGATGACGCAGCGTGTAGGCCGTGACGGTGTTCGTTCGCGCGTGATTGGTTATAATCGACGTGTCATCGCGCACGCATTTAAAGCGGAACGGATCTTTCCAACGAACGCCCAAAATGTAATTGATCATGCCGTCTATCAACGTGCTCTTTCCGCATCCGGTAGCGCCCATCAGAATGATCACCTTGTGATCGCGGTGATCTTCCGATGGCGAAGCAGCATCCGGACGGCCGATGTTAAACCAACGGAAATCGTCGTTGGATAAGATTTCTTTGGCCGATAACAGGTAGACATTGGGTACGCCTCTCTGATTAGCATAAGGGCTTGATTTCTGCGCTAATACCTCGGCGATTCGTTTAGGTTTTTTCTCGATAATTTCTTCTGTTTTAGGTGAAACTTCGATCGTCTGCGTGACCGTTGCGATATCGACGTAAGGTACGGTGTTTGAATCCTAATTTAAATGATAACTCGTGAGCGGATAATCGGATGAAGCATTTCAATTGCTGACGTCATTTACCTTGTTCATATTTTTGCGTTTATTGCAACACACGGCCTTGGAAGTCAAAGCGGCTAACGTTGTGACGCATACGAAAGCGAGAATGCTGACAGCCATCAACGCC belongs to Daphnia magna isolate NIES linkage group LG1, ASM2063170v1.1, whole genome shotgun sequence and includes:
- the LOC116931400 gene encoding uncharacterized protein LOC116931400; amino-acid sequence: MKAAAIRTVSAICIILGIFSIVTQGASLVKRSFVFYDAICHGIWAGALYILAGSLGITAARKRTRSLLIATMVVSILSIAASIVAAVLSGFPALMEYFTFCNHKSKRRCHPTILLVFQWALMAVSILAFVCVTTLAALTSKAVCCNKRKNMNKDSNTVPYVDIATVTQTIEVSPKTEEIIEKKPKRIAEVLAQKSSPYANQRGVPNVYLLSAKEILSNDDFRWFNIGRPDAASPSEDHRDHKVIILMGATGCGKSTLIDGMINYILGVRWKDPFRFKCVRDDTSIITNHARTNTVTAYTLRHQEGMNVPFSITIIDTPGYGDTKGVKRDKQITRNIQQFLTQHKTRVDQIHAACFVAASGDSRLTATQRYAIDSIFSIFGKDMKENIRLLVTFADNSQPAVVEACAAANFPVTFPSAGITYSKFNSSVLYADNTQPEDEDFSFDERFWDMSQENYYKFFTMLAGMNGHGRKSAPEVFQSRQLLEHSLEDMKRELADCLVNIENMEMFRRQMREYGHKMDQFNDQVQISLMRSRAVEEQQ